In Haemophilus parainfluenzae, one genomic interval encodes:
- the asnS gene encoding asparagine--tRNA ligase: MSKVASIVDVLQGKIAIGEKVTVRGWVRTRRDSKAGLSFLTVYDGSCFDPIQAIVNNDIENYDSEVLRLTTGCSVIVTGTIVESPAEGQAVELQAEKVEVTGFVEDPDTYPMAAKRHSIEYLREVAHLRPRTNIIGAVARVRHCLAQAIHRFFHEQGFYWVATPLITASDTEGAGEMFRVSTLDLENLPRSEDGKVDFSQDFFGKESFLTVSGQLNGETYACALSKIYTFGPTFRAENSNTTRHLAEFWMVEPEVAFATLADNAKLAEDMLKYVFRAVLTERKDDLKFFEKHVDKDVITRLENFVNSDFAQIDYTDAIDVLLKSGKKFEFPVSWGIDLSSEHERFLAEEYFKSPVVVKNYPKDIKAFYMRLNDDGKTVAAMDVLAPGIGEIIGGSQREERLDVLDKRMEEMGLNPEDYWWYRDLRKYGTVPHSGFGLGFERLIVYVTGVQNIRDVIPFPRAPRNANF, from the coding sequence ATGTCTAAAGTTGCATCTATTGTTGATGTGTTACAAGGTAAAATCGCTATAGGCGAAAAAGTTACCGTACGCGGATGGGTCCGTACCCGTCGTGACTCTAAAGCAGGTCTTTCTTTCCTTACTGTTTATGACGGCTCTTGCTTTGACCCTATTCAAGCAATTGTTAATAACGATATTGAAAATTATGATAGCGAAGTCTTACGCTTAACAACGGGTTGCTCTGTTATCGTAACCGGTACTATTGTTGAGTCACCTGCTGAAGGTCAAGCTGTTGAACTTCAAGCTGAAAAAGTAGAAGTGACAGGGTTTGTAGAAGATCCTGATACTTATCCAATGGCAGCAAAACGTCACTCAATTGAATACTTACGTGAAGTGGCACACTTACGTCCTCGTACCAATATTATCGGTGCAGTCGCACGCGTTCGTCACTGCTTAGCTCAAGCTATTCATCGCTTCTTCCATGAACAAGGTTTCTATTGGGTCGCTACCCCATTAATTACTGCATCAGATACTGAAGGTGCGGGTGAAATGTTCCGTGTCTCAACGCTTGATTTAGAAAATCTTCCTCGTAGTGAAGATGGTAAAGTCGATTTCAGTCAAGACTTCTTCGGCAAAGAATCATTTTTAACCGTTTCAGGCCAGTTAAATGGTGAGACTTACGCGTGTGCATTAAGCAAAATCTATACTTTCGGTCCAACATTCCGTGCTGAAAATTCAAATACCACTCGTCACCTTGCAGAATTCTGGATGGTTGAACCTGAAGTTGCATTTGCAACACTTGCTGATAATGCGAAATTAGCAGAAGACATGTTGAAATACGTTTTCCGTGCGGTGCTTACTGAACGTAAAGATGACTTAAAATTCTTTGAAAAACATGTAGATAAAGATGTTATTACTCGTTTAGAAAACTTTGTAAACTCTGATTTTGCTCAAATCGACTATACCGATGCGATCGACGTGTTATTAAAATCAGGTAAGAAATTCGAATTCCCTGTTTCTTGGGGGATCGATTTATCTTCTGAACATGAACGTTTCTTAGCAGAAGAATATTTCAAATCACCTGTTGTCGTGAAAAACTATCCGAAAGATATCAAAGCCTTCTATATGCGTTTAAATGACGATGGCAAAACTGTAGCTGCAATGGATGTTCTCGCACCTGGAATTGGTGAAATCATTGGTGGTTCACAACGTGAAGAACGTTTAGACGTATTAGATAAACGCATGGAAGAAATGGGTCTAAATCCTGAAGATTACTGGTGGTATCGCGATCTTCGTAAATATGGTACTGTGCCACATTCAGGTTTCGGTCTTGGTTTTGAACGCTTAATCGTTTATGTAACTGGCGTACAAAATATTCGCGATGTAATTCCATTCCCTCGCGCACCAAGAAATGCAAATTTCTAA
- the sohB gene encoding protease SohB, whose protein sequence is MWSDILTGYGIFILEILTILLVIAAIVAMIISAKQRNAAHHGELVVTDLSEEFKETVKHLRDFQLSEEELKQAEKTEKKAKKQEAKALKVKLKNGEKAAPKPCVYVLDFKGDISASETTALREEISAIINVAEADDEVLLRLESPGGVVHGYGLAASQLARLKQKGIKLTVAVDKVAASGGYMMACVADKIVSAPFAIIGSIGVVAQIPNIHRLLKKHDVDVDVMTAGEFKRTVTVLGENTEKGKQKFQAELEETHQLFKQFVAQNRSHLDVDKVATGEHWFGQQALELQLVDELATSDDIILEKMKDKSVLSVKYKVKKPLLQKIGKQAEESIEGIIHRNLTKNGQDFIQ, encoded by the coding sequence ATGTGGTCTGATATTTTGACCGGCTATGGCATTTTTATTTTAGAGATTTTAACGATTTTACTTGTAATCGCAGCTATCGTGGCAATGATTATTTCTGCAAAGCAACGTAATGCGGCACATCATGGTGAATTAGTTGTGACCGATCTTTCTGAAGAATTTAAGGAAACAGTTAAGCATTTACGCGATTTCCAACTTTCAGAAGAAGAGCTTAAACAAGCGGAAAAAACAGAGAAGAAAGCCAAAAAACAAGAAGCAAAGGCTTTAAAAGTAAAATTAAAAAACGGTGAGAAAGCAGCACCTAAACCTTGTGTTTACGTGCTCGATTTTAAGGGTGATATTTCTGCATCAGAAACAACCGCACTTCGTGAGGAAATTTCTGCGATTATTAATGTGGCAGAAGCCGATGATGAAGTCTTACTACGTCTAGAAAGCCCAGGTGGTGTTGTTCATGGTTATGGCTTAGCTGCTTCACAGTTAGCTCGCTTAAAACAAAAAGGGATTAAATTAACGGTTGCAGTAGATAAGGTCGCTGCAAGTGGTGGGTATATGATGGCTTGTGTGGCAGATAAAATTGTTTCTGCGCCCTTTGCGATCATTGGTTCTATTGGTGTGGTTGCGCAAATTCCCAATATTCATCGTTTATTAAAAAAACATGATGTTGATGTTGATGTGATGACAGCCGGGGAGTTTAAACGTACAGTCACAGTGTTAGGTGAGAATACCGAAAAAGGAAAACAGAAATTCCAAGCTGAACTTGAAGAAACCCATCAATTATTTAAACAATTTGTGGCCCAAAATCGATCGCACTTAGATGTGGATAAAGTCGCAACAGGTGAGCATTGGTTCGGTCAGCAAGCTCTAGAGCTTCAGCTAGTCGATGAGTTAGCAACCAGTGATGATATTATTCTTGAAAAAATGAAAGATAAGTCAGTACTCTCAGTGAAATACAAAGTGAAAAAGCCACTTT
- the can gene encoding carbonate dehydratase → MDKIKQLFANNYSWAQRMKEENSTYFKELADHQTPHYLWIGCSDSRVPAEKLTNLEPGELFVHRNVANQVIHTDFNCLSVVQYAVDVLKIEHIIICGHTNCGGIKAAMQDHDLGLINNWLLHIRDIWFKHGHLLGNLSAEKRSDMLTKLNVAEQVYNLGRTSIVKSAWERGQKLSLHGWVYDVNDGFLVDQGVIATSRETLEISYRNAIARLSSLAEEDILKKELSEGEE, encoded by the coding sequence ATGGACAAAATTAAACAACTCTTTGCAAACAACTACAGTTGGGCGCAAAGAATGAAAGAAGAAAATTCCACTTATTTTAAAGAACTTGCCGATCACCAAACACCTCATTATCTTTGGATTGGCTGCTCGGATAGCCGAGTTCCTGCTGAAAAACTCACAAATCTTGAACCGGGCGAATTATTTGTTCATCGTAATGTTGCTAACCAAGTTATTCATACGGATTTTAACTGCCTTTCAGTTGTACAATATGCCGTTGATGTACTAAAAATTGAACATATTATTATTTGCGGTCATACAAATTGTGGTGGTATTAAAGCAGCGATGCAAGATCACGATCTAGGGTTAATCAATAACTGGTTGCTCCATATTCGTGATATTTGGTTTAAACACGGGCATCTATTAGGCAATCTTTCAGCAGAAAAACGTTCAGATATGCTCACTAAATTAAATGTTGCAGAGCAAGTTTATAACCTAGGACGCACATCTATCGTAAAAAGCGCTTGGGAACGTGGACAAAAACTCTCCCTACATGGCTGGGTATATGATGTAAATGATGGATTCTTAGTAGATCAAGGTGTTATTGCAACCAGTCGGGAAACTCTTGAAATCTCTTATCGCAATGCCATTGCTCGTTTATCTAGCCTCGCGGAAGAGGATATTCTGAAAAAAGAACTTTCTGAAGGCGAAGAATAA